One genomic region from Candidatus Zixiibacteriota bacterium encodes:
- the trxB gene encoding thioredoxin-disulfide reductase: MIEDKRYEIVIVGGGPGGLCAGMYAARARRKTVCLEKFLPGGQIAVTGEVEDYLGFEHISGAELAMKFTEHAKKFGLEIKLEEVVEVYVDGEDRVARCASGNLYRGKVIILSTGGSPVYLGVPGEQEYSGKGVSYCAICDGAFFRDQVIAVVGGGDAAVEEGTFLTKFGTKVYIIHRRDKLRAQKIIQQRAFANTKVEFIWDTSVEEIHGNEKKVSSLSLKNHKTGARTKLEVGAIFPYIGFHPNSNLVREAIRKDQGGYIITNDRMETSIKGIYACGDVRSQLVRQVTNAVGDGTTAAVAAEKYIEELEDKHALRV, translated from the coding sequence ATGATCGAAGACAAAAGATATGAAATTGTAATTGTTGGTGGTGGACCAGGAGGATTATGCGCCGGAATGTATGCGGCCCGAGCGCGACGGAAAACGGTCTGTCTCGAAAAGTTTCTGCCGGGCGGCCAGATCGCAGTGACGGGCGAAGTCGAAGACTATCTCGGTTTTGAACATATCAGCGGAGCGGAGCTCGCGATGAAATTTACCGAGCATGCCAAAAAATTCGGCCTTGAAATTAAACTCGAGGAAGTTGTCGAGGTCTATGTCGATGGCGAGGATCGTGTCGCGCGATGCGCATCGGGAAATCTTTATCGTGGCAAAGTGATTATCTTATCGACTGGCGGCTCGCCGGTCTATCTCGGCGTTCCGGGCGAACAGGAATACAGCGGGAAAGGCGTCTCATATTGCGCAATCTGCGACGGGGCTTTTTTTCGCGACCAGGTTATCGCTGTCGTCGGCGGGGGTGATGCCGCTGTAGAGGAAGGGACTTTCCTTACTAAGTTTGGCACGAAGGTTTATATTATTCATCGGCGCGACAAGCTCAGAGCGCAAAAAATCATTCAGCAACGCGCTTTTGCAAATACCAAAGTTGAATTCATTTGGGATACATCGGTCGAGGAAATACACGGAAACGAGAAGAAAGTCTCATCGTTGTCGCTGAAAAACCACAAAACCGGGGCGAGGACGAAGCTTGAAGTCGGCGCGATTTTCCCTTATATTGGTTTCCACCCGAATTCGAATTTGGTTCGAGAAGCCATTCGAAAAGACCAAGGCGGGTACATTATAACGAATGACCGAATGGAGACCTCGATTAAAGGGATTTATGCTTGCGGTGATGTCCGATCGCAATTGGTTCGTCAGGTCACAAACGCCGTCGGGGATGGCACGACAGCCGCAGTAGCGGCGGAAAAATATATTGAAGAGCTTGAGGATAAACACGCTCTGCGTGTATAG
- the cobO gene encoding cob(I)yrinic acid a,c-diamide adenosyltransferase, giving the protein MTAKEKFGLLIVYTGDGKGKTTAALGMCVRAVGYDWKICLIQFVKGSWKYGELKGLKRLEPNVELHVIGEGFVGIVDDTKDFEVHREAAKRGVELAIEKIKSGNYQLVILDELNVASDLGLVTQEELERIVASRTAEQNLVITGRGASDWLKEKADLVTEMREIKHPYQKGILAQKGIDW; this is encoded by the coding sequence ATGACCGCCAAGGAAAAATTCGGCCTGCTGATTGTCTATACCGGCGATGGCAAGGGGAAGACCACCGCCGCGCTCGGAATGTGCGTGCGTGCAGTTGGCTATGACTGGAAAATCTGCCTTATCCAATTTGTCAAAGGTAGCTGGAAATACGGCGAGCTAAAGGGTCTCAAACGACTTGAACCGAATGTCGAGCTACATGTCATAGGTGAAGGCTTTGTTGGGATCGTCGATGACACAAAAGATTTCGAGGTCCATCGCGAAGCCGCCAAACGGGGTGTCGAGCTTGCCATCGAAAAAATAAAATCTGGGAATTATCAGCTCGTCATCCTCGATGAACTCAATGTCGCATCTGATTTGGGACTCGTAACTCAGGAAGAGCTTGAACGAATAGTCGCTTCCCGAACAGCTGAGCAAAATCTCGTAATTACTGGCCGCGGAGCCTCGGATTGGCTGAAAGAAAAAGCAGACCTTGTCACTGAAATGCGCGAGATAAAGCATCCGTATCAAAAAGGTATTCTCGCTCAAAAAGGAATTGACTGGTAG
- the dcd gene encoding dCTP deaminase produces the protein MPIKSDRWIIDMSRLHQMIAPFTETQVRQGISFGVSSYGYDISLADEFKIFRSDNPSELDPKKDNSDRFASVKSDSIVIPANSFALGRSHEYFNIPRDILTVCFGKSTYARSGVVVNVTPFEPEWEGYATLSLSNTSPAPVRIYAFQGIAQLIFLQSDEECLTSYADKKGKYQSQQTITHSKGDK, from the coding sequence ATGCCTATAAAATCTGACCGCTGGATAATTGATATGTCACGACTTCACCAAATGATAGCGCCGTTCACGGAGACCCAGGTTCGACAGGGAATCAGCTTTGGCGTGTCATCGTATGGCTATGACATCAGCCTCGCCGACGAATTCAAAATATTTCGCAGTGACAACCCATCCGAGCTTGATCCGAAAAAGGACAACAGCGACAGATTTGCTAGTGTTAAATCAGACTCGATCGTCATTCCCGCAAACTCATTCGCGCTCGGCAGGTCTCATGAGTATTTCAACATCCCACGCGATATTCTCACAGTCTGTTTTGGAAAATCAACCTATGCCCGCTCTGGCGTCGTTGTCAATGTGACACCATTTGAGCCGGAATGGGAAGGATATGCAACACTGTCGCTTTCAAACACATCCCCTGCCCCGGTTCGGATTTATGCTTTTCAAGGTATCGCCCAACTGATATTTCTGCAGTCAGATGAAGAATGCCTGACATCGTATGCCGACAAAAAGGGAAAGTACCAGAGCCAGCAGACTATCACCCACTCGAAAGGTGACAAATAA
- a CDS encoding MFS transporter, which yields MAENPSLPGKYKYFTVGAIGTFMATLDGSILNVALPTISRDLNAPIDLVAWVVLSYSLTLISLMLIFGAWVDRRGYFFGYQFGYIFFILGSILCSLATNIEMLLFGRVVQAVGTAMFAAIGPGLVTTVFPKEERGKGIGLMIMMVSAGFMIGFPLGGVMLGIWTWHSLFIVNLPIGAVGLWFVYAYFGRLPKPEKKGPFPLRGGIAVSLTLVTFTYALSLLDNRAVSDPLVLGLVALSVMSFVIFIFNESKAETALIGLGIFKNRLFTLSISAQTMQFLATSGAIVLLPFYFEEVLEYAPKDVGLRLFILPIMMFVFAPLSGRLSDKIGFRLLTTFGLVVIGLGLLMISNFTLTTTDPFIFTSLALLGAGVGIFSTPNSSALMGSVTEKERAITSGILATNRNIGMAVGVALATSLFSHFQKVQGAIVDKKLLFAAAYQPVLYSSMIFVGIGIIFCILRSSPLREQKH from the coding sequence ATGGCTGAAAATCCGTCATTACCCGGCAAGTATAAATACTTTACGGTTGGCGCAATCGGGACATTCATGGCGACTCTGGATGGCTCGATCCTGAATGTCGCCCTTCCGACAATTTCACGGGACCTGAATGCCCCGATTGATCTCGTGGCCTGGGTTGTGCTGTCATACAGTCTCACACTTATTTCACTGATGCTCATTTTCGGGGCTTGGGTTGACCGTCGAGGTTATTTTTTTGGTTACCAGTTCGGTTACATCTTTTTCATACTTGGTTCAATTCTCTGCTCGCTTGCGACAAACATTGAGATGCTTCTTTTCGGGCGCGTGGTGCAGGCCGTGGGAACTGCCATGTTTGCTGCTATCGGGCCTGGGTTAGTTACAACCGTCTTTCCCAAAGAAGAGCGAGGGAAAGGGATTGGGCTGATGATTATGATGGTCTCGGCAGGCTTCATGATCGGCTTTCCACTCGGAGGGGTGATGCTTGGGATATGGACATGGCATTCCCTTTTTATTGTGAATCTGCCCATAGGCGCGGTCGGGCTTTGGTTTGTCTATGCCTATTTTGGCCGCCTTCCGAAGCCGGAGAAAAAGGGGCCGTTTCCTTTGAGAGGTGGGATCGCTGTATCACTGACTTTGGTAACATTTACTTACGCCCTATCGCTTCTTGATAATCGCGCAGTCAGCGATCCTCTTGTCTTGGGTCTTGTTGCTCTCTCAGTGATGTCATTTGTTATTTTCATTTTCAATGAATCGAAAGCAGAGACCGCGTTAATTGGATTGGGCATTTTCAAAAACCGGCTTTTCACCTTGTCCATCTCCGCTCAGACAATGCAATTTCTCGCAACGTCAGGAGCAATTGTTTTGCTCCCTTTTTATTTCGAGGAAGTACTTGAATATGCGCCAAAAGATGTCGGGTTGCGGCTTTTCATCCTGCCAATTATGATGTTTGTCTTTGCGCCGCTTTCAGGACGATTGTCAGACAAGATCGGCTTTCGCCTGCTCACAACTTTCGGCTTGGTCGTAATCGGACTTGGTTTGCTTATGATCTCAAACTTTACCCTGACTACAACCGATCCATTCATATTTACCAGTCTCGCTCTCCTGGGTGCCGGAGTCGGGATATTTAGCACGCCAAACTCGTCGGCCTTGATGGGCTCAGTTACTGAAAAGGAAAGGGCGATAACATCGGGGATTTTGGCGACCAATCGGAATATCGGAATGGCAGTTGGGGTGGCATTGGCGACCTCGCTCTTTTCGCATTTTCAAAAAGTGCAGGGAGCAATTGTCGATAAGAAGCTCTTGTTTGCGGCAGCGTATCAGCCAGTTTTATACAGCTCCATGATTTTTGTAGGGATTGGTATTATCTTTTGTATTTTGCGGTCAAGTCCCTTGAGAGAACAAAAGCATTGA
- a CDS encoding RNA polymerase sigma factor: MTNDIPELVQRFVEGDSAAFTELVTRYRKKIYQVAFQIVRNHLDADEVVQETFVRVYKKKKELLNVNTFTSFLVRIATNYAIDMLRRRKGHIQISDELIGLPSDSQLDLARSVRTPRDDFEDRVIMTEINRALATLPPKQRITVVLHDIEGHTKAEVAVILNCPEATVRSNLHIARSKLKNILKKRLAKEE, from the coding sequence ATGACAAATGATATACCCGAACTGGTTCAGAGATTTGTAGAGGGAGATTCTGCCGCTTTTACGGAGTTGGTAACTCGATATCGGAAAAAAATTTACCAAGTGGCCTTTCAGATTGTCAGGAATCACTTGGACGCCGATGAAGTTGTACAGGAAACATTTGTCCGGGTATACAAGAAAAAGAAGGAGTTGCTGAATGTAAACACGTTTACCTCGTTCTTGGTACGTATCGCTACCAATTATGCCATAGATATGCTGCGGAGACGCAAAGGACACATCCAGATTTCCGACGAGTTAATCGGTCTGCCGTCCGACTCCCAGCTTGACTTGGCGAGATCGGTGAGAACACCGCGAGACGATTTCGAGGACAGGGTAATCATGACGGAGATAAATCGGGCCCTTGCCACCCTCCCTCCAAAGCAGCGGATTACAGTCGTTCTTCACGACATTGAAGGCCATACCAAGGCCGAAGTAGCTGTGATTCTCAACTGTCCGGAGGCCACCGTTCGATCAAATCTCCACATTGCGCGATCTAAATTGAAGAACATCTTAAAGAAGCGACTTGCGAAAGAGGAGTAA
- a CDS encoding zf-HC2 domain-containing protein: MTCHHAMSLLDDYIDRELETAQTQQVQLHLESCTECSNEYNALARLRSLLSAQTAPEPGQEYWDETIQLILAKTVNSETPRVIPVYSEAERQNQRRGLLRALLSVAASLAIFFTAVTLGTKYQQRSNPLHMAVSQTTTVGSMGWLVDHDNSSINSQAEQFYITKGMLMMSPPGLLGRVEMLPDLLATR, encoded by the coding sequence ATGACGTGCCACCATGCGATGTCGCTCCTTGACGACTATATAGACCGTGAACTCGAAACTGCCCAGACCCAACAGGTTCAATTACACCTTGAATCCTGCACAGAATGCAGCAACGAGTACAATGCCTTAGCTCGTCTGAGGAGTTTATTGAGCGCCCAAACAGCGCCCGAACCCGGTCAGGAGTACTGGGACGAAACCATACAACTTATATTAGCCAAAACTGTCAATTCCGAAACTCCCCGCGTTATTCCGGTCTACTCCGAGGCGGAGCGCCAAAATCAGCGTCGGGGCCTTCTCCGTGCACTTTTATCGGTAGCCGCCTCACTGGCAATTTTCTTCACCGCCGTTACCCTCGGAACAAAGTATCAACAGCGGTCTAACCCTTTACACATGGCAGTCTCACAGACGACGACCGTCGGATCAATGGGCTGGCTTGTTGACCACGATAATAGCTCCATTAACAGCCAAGCCGAACAGTTCTATATCACCAAGGGAATGTTGATGATGTCCCCCCCCGGTCTGCTTGGAAGGGTAGAGATGCTTCCCGACCTGCTTGCGACTCGATAA
- a CDS encoding phosphopentomutase translates to MSFNRVILIVIDACGVGELPDAAQYGDTGSATLPNLAQSIGGLNMPVCQSLGLGNITPIEGIPAHNSPIGCYGKMAEKSAGKDSTTGHWEMAGVILDEPFPVFPNGFPDELVRTFEKSAHVKIIGNVAASGTEIIDKLGEEHLKTGAVIIYTSADSVFQIAAHEDLFPIPDLYRICRSARNVCVDKYNVGRVIARPFVGKPGAFVRTGNRKDFSRLPPTDTILDLLIKRNCDTLAIGKIYDLFAGRGITESIKTSNNQEVMSAIQNAVEHDNRNHLIFANCVDFDQIWGHRNDEEGFKRGLEEFDKRLGDLLPLLREHDLLIITADHGCDPTIKTSTDHSREYVPLLIYGKHVRAGINLGTRGTFADIAATLADIFFIEYSGYGLSFRKSIFS, encoded by the coding sequence ATGTCTTTCAACCGGGTAATTCTCATCGTGATCGATGCCTGCGGAGTTGGCGAACTTCCTGATGCCGCCCAATATGGCGATACAGGTTCGGCGACATTGCCAAACCTGGCACAATCTATCGGGGGATTGAATATGCCCGTCTGTCAAAGTCTGGGGCTGGGGAATATCACGCCGATTGAAGGTATCCCTGCGCACAACTCGCCTATAGGCTGTTATGGAAAAATGGCGGAGAAGTCCGCTGGGAAAGATTCGACCACGGGACACTGGGAAATGGCCGGGGTTATTCTCGATGAGCCTTTTCCTGTTTTCCCAAATGGGTTTCCCGATGAACTTGTCCGAACATTTGAAAAATCAGCTCATGTCAAGATAATTGGAAACGTTGCTGCGAGTGGAACAGAGATAATTGACAAACTTGGAGAGGAGCACCTAAAAACCGGCGCAGTCATTATCTACACCTCGGCTGATTCAGTGTTTCAGATTGCCGCCCATGAAGATCTTTTCCCAATTCCGGATTTGTACAGAATTTGCCGTTCTGCCCGGAATGTCTGCGTCGACAAATATAATGTCGGACGGGTTATTGCCCGGCCTTTTGTCGGTAAACCCGGAGCCTTTGTCAGAACTGGAAACCGGAAAGATTTCTCGCGTCTCCCCCCGACTGATACCATTCTTGATCTGCTCATCAAAAGAAACTGCGATACCTTGGCGATCGGAAAGATCTATGACCTCTTCGCAGGCCGGGGAATCACGGAATCAATAAAGACGTCGAACAATCAGGAAGTCATGTCTGCGATTCAAAATGCAGTAGAACATGACAATCGAAACCATCTCATATTCGCAAACTGCGTGGATTTCGATCAAATCTGGGGGCACAGAAATGATGAGGAAGGATTCAAACGAGGCTTGGAGGAGTTCGATAAACGGCTTGGTGACCTTCTCCCTCTCCTTCGAGAACACGATTTGCTTATAATAACCGCTGATCATGGCTGTGATCCGACTATTAAAACATCGACCGACCATTCCAGAGAGTATGTACCGTTGCTTATATATGGCAAACATGTCAGAGCAGGAATCAACCTCGGAACCCGGGGAACCTTTGCTGATATCGCCGCAACTTTGGCTGATATTTTCTTCATTGAATATTCCGGGTATGGTCTGTCATTTCGCAAATCTATCTTCTCATAA
- the deoC gene encoding deoxyribose-phosphate aldolase produces MIIKPFLERLPSLIDHSALRPDVTESGVRQLCQEAASLSLYAVCVNPVWVGHAKQFLKETSVKIVSVVGFPLGAQRTDVKVYEAEIAVEDGADEIDMVANIGQLVSGNFIEAGSEMKRIRELLPERIIFKVIIECPLLTENQQVGATRAVIDAGAQFVKTGTGFFGEVSPHHIALLFRAADGKIHVKASGGIRTVEQCEHFVTLGASRLGCSQTVRLLTGRDNL; encoded by the coding sequence ATGATAATAAAGCCATTTCTGGAAAGACTGCCCTCTCTCATAGACCATTCCGCTCTTAGACCCGATGTGACTGAATCGGGAGTTCGGCAATTGTGTCAGGAGGCTGCCTCTCTCTCACTTTATGCAGTGTGCGTCAATCCTGTCTGGGTTGGCCATGCAAAGCAGTTTCTTAAAGAAACCTCAGTGAAAATCGTTTCTGTTGTCGGTTTTCCGCTCGGAGCCCAACGTACCGACGTAAAAGTATATGAAGCCGAGATAGCAGTTGAAGATGGGGCCGATGAAATAGACATGGTCGCCAATATCGGTCAGCTTGTTTCAGGAAATTTCATCGAAGCTGGCAGCGAGATGAAACGTATCCGCGAACTCTTGCCCGAGAGGATTATTTTTAAAGTGATAATCGAATGTCCTTTACTGACGGAAAATCAGCAGGTCGGAGCAACGCGAGCGGTTATCGACGCAGGCGCTCAGTTTGTTAAAACGGGGACCGGATTTTTCGGAGAGGTCTCGCCTCATCATATTGCGTTGCTATTCAGGGCAGCAGATGGCAAGATTCATGTGAAGGCATCAGGCGGCATACGGACGGTGGAACAATGTGAACACTTTGTGACTTTAGGAGCCTCCCGACTGGGATGTTCACAAACTGTTAGATTGTTAACCGGCAGGGATAATTTGTGA
- a CDS encoding DEAD/DEAH box helicase encodes MNLEQIIDSLKRDKDLAGNITHWKTYPARDARCVDFPSEIDQRLVDSLKTRGIEQLYTHQADAFRAVSDDKDVVVVTPTASGKTVCYNLPVLNHILRHPDSRALYLFPTKALSQDQLAELYSLIQQLEVDIKTYTFDGDTPNDARRAIRSAGHIVVTNPDMLHAGILPHHTKWIKLFENLRFVVIDEVHHYRGVFGSHLANVIKRLHRICQFYGSNPTFICCSATIANPRELSSRIIGRPVMLIDNNGAPSGEKHFAIYNPPVINKQLGIRKSSINEASRLASLFLKQNIQTIVFAHFRLYVEVILTYLQKELQGSFGEGISIAGYRGGYLPNERRRIEQGLRSGSITGVVSTNALELGVDIGSLDVSIIVGYPGSIASLRQQAGRAGRRSGMSLTIMVANSSAINQFLCAEPKYIFEKTAENGIIDPDNLIIRTNHIKCAAFELPFTIQEYTGDLAVGKILDFLASEKLVRRSGNRYHWSSEIYPAQQVSLRSASPDNFVILNESKNSAVIGEVDWFSAPLFLHPEAIYLHGAEQYQVTKLDWDGKKAYVKEVSVNYYTDAETKTTLKVLEVNSETISLDDARIQCGDVSVTSVTVLFKKIKFHTHENVGSGHLTMPELEMHTSAFWYSFPADITFKLGISNSEFAGALRGLANILGKMAPLWVMCDSRDLRSISQVRAPFTERPTVYIYENIPGGVGLAEKLYAENDKLFEAAYEHVKVCQCVEGCPTCVGPALEVGNVGKESVMKLLEYMLAVEVV; translated from the coding sequence ATGAACCTTGAACAGATAATTGATTCTCTGAAAAGGGATAAAGATTTAGCCGGAAATATCACCCATTGGAAAACATACCCCGCCCGCGATGCTCGGTGTGTTGATTTCCCTTCGGAAATCGACCAGCGTCTGGTGGACTCGCTCAAAACGCGCGGTATCGAACAACTCTATACTCATCAGGCCGATGCCTTCAGAGCAGTCTCAGATGACAAGGACGTGGTTGTGGTTACGCCCACCGCCTCAGGAAAAACGGTCTGTTACAACCTCCCTGTGCTCAATCATATTCTCAGACATCCGGATTCTCGAGCGCTGTATCTCTTTCCAACCAAGGCCCTCTCACAGGATCAGCTTGCTGAGCTATACTCTCTTATCCAGCAGCTGGAAGTCGACATCAAGACCTACACCTTTGACGGCGACACACCAAATGATGCCCGTCGCGCGATTCGTTCCGCGGGACATATAGTCGTAACTAACCCGGATATGCTTCATGCCGGTATTCTGCCGCATCACACAAAATGGATAAAACTCTTTGAGAATCTGCGCTTTGTCGTCATCGACGAAGTTCACCACTATCGCGGCGTCTTTGGTTCGCATTTGGCCAATGTTATTAAGCGGCTTCATCGCATATGCCAATTCTACGGTTCGAATCCGACATTTATTTGCTGCTCCGCGACTATTGCAAATCCGAGAGAACTCTCAAGCCGCATAATCGGCCGGCCTGTCATGCTGATAGACAACAATGGCGCTCCATCAGGCGAAAAGCACTTTGCCATCTATAACCCGCCGGTCATCAATAAACAGCTCGGTATCCGAAAATCATCGATTAATGAGGCCTCTCGTTTAGCCTCGTTATTCTTGAAGCAGAATATTCAAACAATAGTCTTCGCCCATTTCAGACTCTATGTCGAGGTCATCCTGACCTATCTGCAAAAGGAACTGCAAGGCTCGTTTGGCGAGGGTATTTCGATAGCTGGTTATCGAGGCGGCTATCTCCCCAATGAACGTCGGCGAATCGAGCAAGGTCTCCGCTCCGGATCCATAACCGGAGTTGTTTCTACAAACGCCCTCGAACTTGGCGTGGATATTGGCTCATTGGATGTCTCGATTATTGTCGGTTACCCCGGCTCAATCGCCTCCCTTCGTCAACAAGCCGGACGCGCAGGCCGTCGATCTGGTATGTCGTTGACAATCATGGTCGCCAATTCTTCGGCCATAAATCAGTTTCTCTGCGCGGAACCCAAGTATATTTTTGAGAAAACAGCTGAAAATGGAATTATTGATCCTGACAACCTGATAATCCGAACGAATCATATCAAATGCGCTGCTTTCGAATTGCCGTTCACTATCCAGGAATATACCGGCGATCTCGCGGTTGGCAAGATTCTCGATTTTCTTGCATCAGAAAAACTGGTGCGCCGCAGCGGAAATCGATATCACTGGTCGTCCGAGATTTACCCGGCACAGCAGGTCTCGCTCAGATCAGCTTCACCAGATAATTTCGTCATTTTGAATGAATCAAAGAACTCGGCTGTTATCGGAGAAGTCGATTGGTTCTCCGCTCCCCTTTTTTTACATCCCGAGGCTATTTATCTGCACGGAGCCGAGCAGTATCAGGTGACAAAATTGGATTGGGATGGAAAGAAGGCCTATGTAAAGGAAGTATCTGTCAACTACTATACCGACGCCGAAACGAAGACGACGCTCAAGGTGCTCGAGGTTAATAGCGAAACCATCTCTCTTGATGATGCTCGCATTCAATGCGGTGATGTATCGGTCACAAGTGTCACGGTTCTCTTCAAAAAGATTAAGTTTCATACCCATGAAAATGTCGGTTCAGGACATCTCACCATGCCCGAGCTTGAAATGCACACCAGCGCATTTTGGTATTCTTTTCCTGCTGACATTACATTCAAACTTGGAATAAGCAATTCGGAATTTGCCGGCGCGCTTCGTGGCCTGGCCAATATCCTCGGCAAAATGGCGCCGCTCTGGGTAATGTGCGACAGCCGGGACCTGCGCTCTATTTCACAGGTACGAGCGCCGTTTACCGAGCGTCCGACCGTCTACATTTATGAAAATATTCCAGGTGGTGTCGGTCTTGCAGAAAAATTGTATGCCGAAAATGATAAACTTTTTGAGGCCGCCTATGAACATGTAAAAGTGTGTCAGTGCGTAGAAGGCTGTCCCACATGCGTGGGGCCGGCTCTTGAAGTTGGCAATGTCGGCAAAGAAAGCGTAATGAAATTGCTTGAATATATGCTGGCAGTCGAAGTCGTCTGA
- a CDS encoding MlaD family protein gives MKRSINIGWGQLRVGLLIMFAIAALMWASLGGGGTSIFDKKQHFVAYFRNVNGLLNGSPVWMSGVEVGNVKKVEFVNLDSLRQVKVIARVKEDLWPMLTPGTEVQIGTIGFLGDKYVEIIPGPVGKGSVAEGATLPTRDVGDASSMLKAGEKALLSAGAVVNNLDTLLSNINNGEGTLGKLATDSSLHIEMVQLIRNLTKLTSSLQITQDKLSTSIGSMSSSVASLSNQIQNKSGTLGQLLNDPKLYDNLNSTTARLNSVVARIHASEGTLGLLVSDTGMYKEVVNLVVRINNLVADIEQNPRKYFKVSVF, from the coding sequence ATGAAACGTTCTATAAATATTGGCTGGGGTCAATTGCGGGTTGGTCTTCTTATCATGTTTGCCATAGCCGCTCTCATGTGGGCTTCACTCGGCGGGGGCGGGACATCCATTTTTGACAAGAAACAGCATTTTGTGGCGTATTTCAGGAACGTCAATGGGCTCTTGAACGGCTCGCCGGTTTGGATGTCCGGTGTCGAAGTCGGCAACGTCAAAAAGGTCGAGTTTGTCAATTTGGATTCTCTTCGCCAAGTAAAAGTAATTGCCAGGGTAAAAGAGGATCTTTGGCCAATGCTTACGCCCGGGACAGAAGTGCAGATTGGCACTATTGGCTTCCTTGGCGATAAATACGTTGAAATTATTCCCGGACCGGTAGGCAAAGGATCTGTTGCTGAGGGGGCGACACTACCAACTCGAGATGTCGGCGATGCTTCATCAATGTTGAAGGCAGGAGAAAAGGCTCTTTTAAGTGCGGGTGCGGTGGTCAATAACCTTGACACTTTGCTCTCGAATATCAACAACGGAGAAGGGACGCTGGGCAAACTTGCAACAGACAGCAGTTTGCATATCGAAATGGTGCAACTGATTAGAAATCTCACAAAGCTGACCTCCTCGCTCCAAATTACCCAAGACAAGTTGAGTACATCAATCGGCTCAATGTCCTCTTCAGTCGCATCATTGAGCAATCAGATTCAGAACAAAAGCGGCACGCTCGGACAGTTGTTAAATGACCCGAAGCTCTATGATAACCTGAACTCGACGACCGCCCGTCTTAATAGTGTGGTCGCCAGGATACATGCTTCAGAGGGAACGTTGGGACTGTTGGTGAGCGATACGGGAATGTACAAAGAGGTGGTTAACCTTGTGGTGAGGATCAATAATCTTGTGGCGGATATAGAGCAAAACCCACGCAAGTATTTTAAGGTCTCTGTGTTTTAG
- a CDS encoding ATP-binding cassette domain-containing protein, protein MIEFKHVHFSYGERPILQDVTFNLNNSESVIIMGPSGSGKSTILRLILGLEFPQQGEILINNESLRFMKEKERREVRKHIGMVFQDGGLFDSLTVGENVGYYLFEHTSLPLHEIEQRVVEMLGFVDLESEEVIDKLPEQLSGGMQRRVAIGRALLSTSPTIMLYDEPTTGLDPQATQKVLGLMNKLTREKSISTIVVTHQIADAFTLADRFMIIYDGMLVFDGNLEKLRASGDERVLEFLEPFRASHSLVVNKGFVNGD, encoded by the coding sequence ATGATCGAGTTCAAACATGTACACTTCTCCTATGGAGAGCGCCCTATTCTTCAGGATGTAACATTCAATCTCAACAACTCAGAATCGGTCATAATTATGGGGCCATCCGGATCAGGCAAATCGACAATACTGCGGCTTATTCTTGGTCTTGAGTTTCCTCAGCAAGGGGAAATACTTATCAACAACGAGAGTCTTCGCTTTATGAAGGAGAAAGAACGTCGTGAAGTCCGGAAACATATCGGAATGGTATTTCAGGATGGCGGGTTATTTGATTCTTTAACTGTCGGCGAAAATGTGGGCTATTATTTATTTGAGCACACCAGCCTGCCCCTGCATGAAATCGAGCAGCGAGTAGTTGAAATGCTTGGCTTTGTTGATCTTGAATCCGAGGAAGTCATCGACAAACTGCCGGAGCAGCTTTCGGGGGGAATGCAACGGAGAGTCGCTATTGGGCGCGCACTACTTTCAACGAGCCCAACGATAATGCTCTACGATGAACCAACCACAGGCCTTGATCCACAGGCCACTCAAAAGGTTTTGGGGCTTATGAACAAGCTCACACGAGAAAAATCGATTTCTACTATTGTTGTCACTCACCAGATTGCAGACGCCTTCACACTTGCCGACCGCTTTATGATTATATATGATGGTATGCTGGTGTTCGATGGAAATTTGGAAAAGCTCCGCGCCAGCGGCGATGAGAGGGTGCTTGAATTTCTGGAACCCTTTCGTGCTTCGCACTCGCTGGTAGTTAATAAAGGATTTGTAAATGGCGACTAA